From the Thermovirga lienii DSM 17291 genome, one window contains:
- a CDS encoding acetate kinase (PFAM: Acetokinase family~TIGRFAM: acetate kinase~COGs: COG0282 Acetate kinase~InterPro IPR000890: IPR004372~KEGG: aco:Amico_1071 acetate kinase~PFAM: acetate and butyrate kinase~SPTR: Acetate kinase;~TIGRFAM: acetate kinase), with protein MKVLVINCGSSSLKYQLFDMTDESVLAKGLVERIGIEGSRIKHTKTGQDTVIKNMPIPDHKVGIKATLDALLDKDHGALGSLDELHAVGHRVVHGGEKFSSSVVVNKEVLEAIEECVPLAPLHNPANLMGIKAMMELLPETPQVAVFDTAFHQTMPKHAYMYGVPYHYYEEYKTRRYGFHGTSHYYVAYRAAEILGKPVEDLKIVTCHLGNGSSITAVDGGKSVDTSLGFGTVPGVIMGTRCGEIDPTVVLYLMEKENLDTKLMSHILHKESGILGISGISSDMRDVEEAAEGGNERAKLALDMLCYGIRKHIGAYAAAMNGLDAIVFTAGIGENSSLVREKVLEELSFLGIKVDYEKNKSRGKEVIISTEDSKVVAMVVPTNEELVIAKDTLELTK; from the coding sequence ATGAAGGTTCTTGTTATTAATTGTGGTAGTTCTTCGCTCAAGTATCAACTTTTTGATATGACTGATGAGTCGGTTTTGGCTAAAGGACTTGTAGAGAGGATAGGTATTGAAGGTTCTAGAATAAAGCACACCAAGACTGGTCAGGACACGGTTATCAAAAATATGCCTATACCAGATCACAAAGTGGGCATAAAGGCGACGTTAGATGCCCTTTTAGACAAAGATCATGGGGCTCTTGGTAGTCTCGATGAATTGCATGCCGTAGGTCATCGTGTTGTTCACGGAGGAGAGAAATTTTCGAGCTCGGTTGTGGTTAACAAGGAAGTGCTAGAAGCCATAGAAGAGTGCGTTCCACTGGCACCGCTGCACAACCCTGCTAATTTAATGGGCATAAAAGCCATGATGGAACTATTACCCGAAACTCCTCAGGTTGCAGTTTTTGATACGGCCTTTCATCAAACGATGCCAAAACATGCTTATATGTACGGGGTTCCATACCATTATTATGAGGAGTATAAGACCAGAAGGTACGGTTTTCATGGAACAAGCCATTACTATGTAGCCTACCGTGCGGCAGAAATTCTTGGAAAACCTGTGGAAGACCTCAAGATAGTCACATGCCATCTCGGTAACGGCAGCTCCATAACCGCCGTAGATGGTGGTAAGTCAGTAGATACAAGTTTGGGGTTTGGTACGGTTCCTGGAGTTATAATGGGGACTCGTTGTGGCGAAATTGATCCCACCGTTGTCTTGTACTTGATGGAGAAAGAAAATTTGGACACAAAGCTTATGAGTCATATTCTCCACAAAGAGAGCGGTATACTGGGGATCTCCGGCATCAGTAGCGATATGAGGGATGTAGAAGAAGCCGCAGAGGGTGGAAACGAAAGGGCCAAGTTGGCTTTGGACATGCTTTGCTATGGCATCAGGAAGCATATAGGGGCCTATGCTGCCGCGATGAACGGATTGGACGCCATAGTCTTCACTGCAGGAATAGGTGAGAATAGTTCTTTAGTAAGGGAGAAAGTCCTGGAGGAATTAAGCTTCCTTGGGATCAAGGTCGATTACGAGAAGAACAAGTCAAGAGGTAAGGAAGTAATAATTTCTACGGAAGATTCCAAGGTCGTGGCTATGGTGGTCCCCACTAATGAAGAGCTTGTGATAGCCAAGGACACTTTGGAGCTCACAAAATAA
- a CDS encoding protein of unknown function DUF795 (PFAM: Protein of unknown function (DUF795)~COGs: COG1323 nucleotidyltransferase~InterPro IPR008513~KEGG: aco:Amico_1072 cytidyltransferase-related domain protein~PFAM: protein of unknown function DUF795~SPTR: Cytidyltransferase-related domain protein): MDNNTILGIIAEYNPLHNGHLYHIQEAMRQSSANALIIALSSHFVQRGEPSFIDKWSRAEAALKAGADLVIEIPSAFSCQNAGIFASSGVDVLWKTGLVTHISFGMEDPQIDLRKLAEILLEEPQPFKVALRKKLNEGFSFVESMAEAFEKTLPGSYHAVRNPNNILALNYMKHILEKKYPLVVLPIQRKGEHYHSRKTTPLASASAIRASLYRGEKHILKMLPNFSSDIISRELEKGRCFNTYEHYWRILRAVIVRTSPKELLDFSDISEGAENLIYQAARQARSFEGMVQICTSKRYPKSRIQRQLAHVLLGFKREEYMKTQKNGVPYLRVLGMNEKGKALLRKMRHTATLPVVFRPRHFEDDYSKFVADFEHTSSELWETCIPKQGNLKEKDCPPVILPE, encoded by the coding sequence ATGGATAATAACACTATTTTGGGCATAATAGCAGAATACAACCCTCTTCATAATGGTCATTTATACCATATTCAAGAAGCCATGCGCCAATCTTCTGCAAACGCATTAATAATAGCTCTTTCCTCCCATTTTGTACAAAGGGGAGAACCTTCTTTTATAGATAAATGGAGTCGGGCTGAGGCTGCTTTGAAGGCAGGAGCAGATCTTGTCATAGAGATTCCATCTGCTTTCTCCTGCCAAAATGCCGGCATATTTGCATCTTCAGGCGTGGACGTTCTGTGGAAAACAGGCTTGGTCACCCACATATCCTTCGGCATGGAAGATCCTCAAATTGACTTGAGAAAGCTAGCAGAAATTTTATTAGAAGAACCGCAACCTTTCAAAGTTGCCCTCCGGAAGAAATTAAATGAAGGATTTTCCTTCGTGGAATCCATGGCAGAAGCCTTCGAAAAAACCTTACCAGGCTCCTACCATGCCGTAAGAAACCCAAACAATATATTGGCCCTAAACTATATGAAGCACATTTTAGAAAAGAAATATCCTTTGGTGGTCTTGCCCATACAGAGAAAAGGAGAACATTATCACAGTAGAAAAACAACGCCACTCGCAAGCGCATCTGCAATAAGGGCTTCCCTATATAGAGGGGAAAAACATATATTGAAAATGCTTCCCAACTTTAGCTCGGACATAATATCCAGAGAACTAGAAAAAGGTAGATGCTTCAATACCTACGAACACTACTGGAGAATTCTGCGAGCTGTAATTGTAAGAACCTCACCAAAAGAATTGCTAGATTTTTCAGACATATCAGAGGGAGCAGAAAACCTTATATATCAAGCCGCCAGACAGGCAAGAAGCTTTGAGGGAATGGTACAAATATGCACCAGCAAAAGGTATCCCAAAAGTAGGATACAAAGACAGCTGGCCCATGTACTTCTAGGGTTCAAACGAGAAGAATACATGAAAACACAAAAGAATGGTGTACCCTATCTTCGAGTCCTTGGGATGAATGAGAAAGGCAAGGCTCTACTGCGTAAAATGCGCCACACAGCCACCTTGCCCGTAGTCTTTAGGCCAAGACATTTCGAGGACGACTATTCCAAATTCGTAGCAGACTTCGAGCACACATCTTCCGAACTATGGGAGACCTGCATCCCCAAACAAGGAAACCTCAAAGAAAAAGACTGCCCTCCCGTCATACTCCCTGAATGA
- a CDS encoding Phosphopantetheine adenylyltransferase (PFAM: Cytidylyltransferase~TIGRFAM: pantetheine-phosphate adenylyltransferase, bacterial; cytidyltransferase-related domain~COGs: COG0669 Phosphopantetheine adenylyltransferase~InterPro IPR001980: IPR004821: IPR004820~KEGG: aco:Amico_1073 pantetheine-phosphate adenylyltransferase~PFAM: cytidylyltransferase~PRIAM: Pantetheine-phosphate adenylyltransferase~SPTR: Phosphopantetheine adenylyltransferase;~TIGRFAM: pantetheine-phosphate adenylyltransferase; cytidyltransferase-related domain protein) — MTIKAMYPGSFDPITNGHIYIAERAAAIFDELVVGVLINKNKKYTFSIEERESMTREALSHLPNVKVKSFDGLLVDFMRAERSRVIIRGLRALSDFEYEFQLALMNRQLAPEIETFFIVTDAKYSYLSSRVVKEVFHFGGSIKDMVPPGVFRRLRERFPPKDVIQGV; from the coding sequence ATGACCATCAAGGCTATGTATCCGGGATCTTTTGATCCCATAACGAACGGCCATATTTACATTGCCGAAAGGGCGGCAGCAATTTTTGATGAATTGGTCGTAGGGGTATTGATAAATAAAAACAAAAAGTATACGTTCAGCATAGAAGAAAGAGAGTCTATGACTCGAGAGGCATTGAGCCATTTACCCAACGTCAAGGTAAAATCATTCGATGGTTTGCTTGTAGATTTTATGAGAGCGGAAAGGAGCCGCGTAATTATTAGAGGGCTCAGGGCACTCTCAGATTTTGAGTATGAGTTTCAGCTAGCCCTGATGAACAGGCAGCTTGCTCCCGAAATAGAGACGTTCTTTATAGTAACGGACGCGAAATATTCTTATTTATCGAGCAGGGTGGTAAAAGAGGTATTTCACTTTGGGGGCTCCATAAAGGATATGGTTCCCCCTGGAGTGTTTAGACGGTTAAGAGAGAGATTCCCCCCGAAGGATGTCATTCAGGGAGTATGA
- a CDS encoding Conserved hypothetical protein CHP00095 (PFAM: Conserved hypothetical protein 95~TIGRFAM: RNA methyltransferase, RsmD family~COGs: COG0742 N6-adenine-specific methylase~InterPro IPR002052: IPR004398~KEGG: aco:Amico_1074 protein of unknown function methylase putative~PFAM: Conserved hypothetical protein CHP00095~SPTR: Putative uncharacterized protein;~manually curated): MKNMNVRPTSEKVIQGMFNIMGSSVWGAAFLDLFAGTGRVSKEALRRGAERVCLVENHKFALRKLREDLHTQRNLNVDIIGMDVRRALQKLAKEGEVFDIIFADPPYGKGWPKLLVGELAFLLSKLLKSEGVLVLEHSCREDIPPSNQYLALASTRQYGETCISFYRKNGVMGQ; this comes from the coding sequence ATGAAGAATATGAATGTAAGGCCAACATCTGAAAAGGTTATACAGGGAATGTTCAATATAATGGGCTCCTCTGTTTGGGGCGCTGCTTTTCTGGATTTGTTTGCAGGTACTGGACGTGTCTCCAAGGAGGCCCTTAGGCGTGGAGCAGAGAGAGTCTGTTTAGTTGAAAATCACAAATTTGCTTTAAGGAAACTCAGAGAAGATTTGCATACCCAAAGAAACTTGAATGTTGATATCATTGGTATGGACGTTAGAAGAGCCCTTCAAAAGCTTGCTAAGGAAGGTGAGGTATTCGACATTATTTTCGCTGACCCCCCGTATGGTAAGGGCTGGCCAAAGCTCTTAGTTGGGGAGCTAGCTTTCCTTCTGAGCAAGCTGTTAAAAAGTGAAGGAGTTTTAGTGCTAGAGCATTCTTGTAGAGAGGATATTCCTCCATCAAACCAGTACCTTGCTTTGGCAAGCACGAGACAGTATGGGGAGACTTGTATATCTTTTTACAGAAAGAACGGGGTGATGGGCCAATGA
- a CDS encoding tRNA (guanine-N(7)-)-methyltransferase (PFAM: Putative methyltransferase~TIGRFAM: tRNA (guanine-N(7)-)-methyltransferase~COGs: COG0220 S-adenosylmethionine-dependent methyltransferase~InterPro IPR003358~KEGG: aco:Amico_1076 tRNA (guanine-N(7)-)-methyltransferase~PFAM: methyltransferase~SPTR: tRNA (Guanine-N(7)-)-methyltransferase;~TIGRFAM: tRNA (guanine-N(7)-)-methyltransferase) yields MLLGNFVLLDPYCDVPNILENNQAKKTIVEIGFGNGEFLAFLAKKYQDSVCFGIEVSKKCIQKASKRLVGYEQRVFLMLGDAKFLLRECFPDESIDHIYMNFPCPWPKTKHEKRRVTSGGFPKVLASVLKTGGVFEVVTDDENYALEIEDIFSNYSTFDCLCHNLNEPREISTKYERKWKEEGKVIHTLRFVKTKKDTLIRMTEEGNDVHAIVKLDNLTRESFDKIRGVKGARDASRWCFGDCYESENRILLLEVVVSDEDFHQQIYFRLVPRKEDWLIKVDPAVKAFATPAVKGALEHLRRFLEENGG; encoded by the coding sequence ATGTTGTTAGGTAACTTTGTTCTTTTAGATCCGTATTGTGATGTTCCAAATATATTGGAAAATAATCAAGCCAAGAAAACAATAGTGGAAATTGGTTTCGGCAACGGCGAGTTTTTGGCTTTTCTGGCAAAAAAATATCAGGACTCTGTATGTTTTGGTATAGAGGTTTCCAAGAAATGCATACAGAAAGCGTCAAAAAGACTGGTTGGTTATGAACAAAGAGTCTTTTTGATGTTAGGGGATGCCAAGTTTTTGTTGAGGGAGTGTTTCCCCGACGAAAGCATAGATCATATATATATGAATTTTCCGTGCCCGTGGCCTAAGACAAAACATGAAAAAAGAAGGGTTACGTCTGGAGGTTTTCCAAAGGTTTTAGCATCAGTTTTAAAGACGGGTGGAGTTTTTGAGGTCGTGACCGACGATGAAAACTATGCCTTAGAGATTGAGGATATCTTTTCTAACTACAGTACTTTTGACTGTTTGTGTCATAATTTGAATGAACCGAGAGAAATATCTACCAAATATGAGAGAAAGTGGAAGGAAGAAGGTAAGGTTATACATACGTTGCGTTTTGTGAAAACTAAAAAAGACACGTTAATTAGAATGACAGAGGAGGGTAATGATGTGCACGCCATAGTCAAGCTGGATAATCTTACTCGAGAGAGTTTCGATAAAATAAGGGGAGTAAAAGGAGCTAGAGATGCTTCTCGGTGGTGCTTCGGTGATTGTTATGAAAGCGAGAATCGTATCCTTTTGCTGGAGGTTGTTGTAAGTGACGAGGATTTTCACCAGCAAATTTACTTTCGGCTCGTACCGAGAAAAGAGGATTGGCTCATAAAGGTCGATCCAGCGGTTAAAGCTTTTGCAACTCCAGCGGTAAAAGGTGCTTTGGAGCATCTTCGCAGGTTCTTGGAGGAAAATGGTGGCTAA
- a CDS encoding pyruvate/ketoisovalerate oxidoreductase, gamma subunit (PFAM: Pyruvate ferredoxin/flavodoxin oxidoreductase~TIGRFAM: 2-oxoacid:acceptor oxidoreductase, gamma subunit, pyruvate/2-ketoisovalerate family~COGs: COG1014 Pyruvate:ferredoxin oxidoreductase and related 2-oxoacid:ferredoxin oxidoreductase gamma subunit~InterPro IPR005479: IPR011894: IPR019752~KEGG: aco:Amico_1313 pyruvate/ketoisovalerate oxidoreductase, gamma subunit~PFAM: Pyruvate/ketoisovalerate oxidoreductase, catalytic domain~SPTR: Pyruvate/ketoisovalerate oxidoreductase, gamma subunit;~TIGRFAM: pyruvate/ketoisovalerate oxidoreductase, gamma subunit) has translation MSKVLEIRWHGRGGQGAKTGSALLSEVLFEAGKYTQAFPEYGAERQGAPMKAYNRISDEKIRVRSGVLNPDIVVVIDPTLLDASNPTEGAKEDTVYVVNTPKKPEEIKQKLKLSEKSKVLTVDATKITLEEFGQNRPNAPILGALARLFEEIPIDMFLNHFKHKMAKLPEKVLEANLRAIKRGYEEVQIG, from the coding sequence ATGTCAAAGGTTTTAGAAATAAGATGGCACGGTAGAGGCGGCCAAGGAGCAAAGACTGGCTCTGCCCTTCTGTCGGAAGTGCTGTTTGAGGCGGGCAAATACACCCAGGCCTTCCCCGAGTATGGAGCAGAGCGCCAAGGCGCACCAATGAAAGCGTATAACCGCATATCTGACGAAAAAATACGTGTCAGATCAGGGGTACTCAATCCTGACATAGTGGTAGTTATCGACCCCACATTGCTTGATGCATCAAACCCCACTGAAGGTGCAAAGGAAGATACTGTTTACGTAGTAAACACCCCCAAAAAACCCGAAGAAATAAAGCAAAAGCTTAAATTATCCGAAAAAAGCAAAGTCCTTACCGTTGATGCCACCAAGATCACCTTGGAAGAATTCGGGCAAAACAGACCAAACGCACCGATACTTGGAGCGTTGGCCAGGCTCTTTGAAGAAATACCCATCGATATGTTCCTGAACCATTTCAAACACAAAATGGCCAAACTACCAGAGAAGGTCCTCGAGGCTAATTTGAGAGCCATAAAAAGAGGTTACGAGGAGGTGCAAATAGGATGA
- a CDS encoding pyruvate ferredoxin/flavodoxin oxidoreductase, delta subunit (PFAM: 4Fe-4S binding domain~TIGRFAM: 2-oxoacid:acceptor oxidoreductase, delta subunit, pyruvate/2-ketoisovalerate family~COGs: COG1144 Pyruvate:ferredoxin oxidoreductase and related 2-oxoacid:ferredoxin oxidoreductase delta subunit~InterPro IPR017900: IPR011898: IPR017896~KEGG: aco:Amico_1314 pyruvate ferredoxin/flavodoxin oxidoreductase, delta subunit~SPTR: Pyruvate ferredoxin/flavodoxin oxidoreductase, delta subunit;~TIGRFAM: pyruvate ferredoxin/flavodoxin oxidoreductase, delta subunit) has product MKLKGWKDLPPATVVPAATAEQVETGQWRSIRPVWDESKCIHCLQCWIQCPDRSIKANEEGKVTGVDYFYCKGCGVCAKVCPKDAIEMRPESDFI; this is encoded by the coding sequence ATGAAACTCAAAGGATGGAAAGATCTGCCTCCAGCAACAGTAGTCCCGGCCGCTACAGCTGAGCAGGTTGAAACAGGGCAATGGAGGAGCATTCGGCCCGTATGGGATGAAAGCAAGTGCATACACTGCCTCCAATGCTGGATCCAATGCCCTGACAGGTCGATAAAAGCAAACGAAGAAGGAAAAGTTACTGGCGTAGACTATTTCTACTGTAAGGGCTGCGGAGTCTGTGCAAAGGTCTGCCCCAAGGACGCCATCGAGATGCGTCCCGAATCAGACTTTATATAA
- a CDS encoding pyruvate flavodoxin/ferredoxin oxidoreductase domain protein (PFAM: domain~COGs: COG0674 Pyruvate:ferredoxin oxidoreductase and related 2-oxoacid:ferredoxin oxidoreductase alpha subunit~InterPro IPR002880~KEGG: aco:Amico_1315 pyruvate flavodoxin/ferredoxin oxidoreductase domain protein~PFAM: pyruvate flavodoxin/ferredoxin oxidoreductase domain protein~SPTR: Pyruvate flavodoxin/ferredoxin oxidoreductase domain protein) — MARKDITSGNWAAAEAMRQINPDVVAAYPITPSTDIPMKFSEFVADGLVDTNLVTVESEHSAISACLAASISGARVMTASSANGVALMHEIFPIAASYRAPIVFALVNRSIGAPINIHCDHSDSMAERDMGWIHLYCEDAQEVYDSLIMGVRIAEHKDVLLPVFVCQDGFITSHCFEPIEFLEDEEVKNFIGERDPLFPLLDVDNPVAYGSLALTDYYFEIKRQQIEAMKNVRKVYEEVSEEFFKLTGRKYPVIEAYKTEDAEYVAVIMSSATGAVKEAVDKLRAEGHKVGCLRVRMFRPFPWQDIAETLKGKKGIAVLDRAVSIGAGAPLFTEVKGALYDSGTLVPTNSYVYGLGGRDFFVHDAEKAFMDMINGDFSPEERYLGLRE; from the coding sequence ATGGCACGTAAAGATATAACAAGTGGCAACTGGGCTGCAGCGGAGGCCATGAGACAAATAAACCCCGATGTCGTAGCCGCTTATCCAATTACACCATCCACAGATATACCCATGAAGTTCTCTGAGTTTGTAGCTGATGGCTTGGTGGACACCAATCTTGTAACTGTTGAAAGTGAACACTCAGCCATAAGCGCATGCTTGGCGGCTTCCATTTCAGGCGCAAGAGTAATGACCGCATCCAGCGCCAACGGCGTAGCACTAATGCATGAAATATTCCCAATTGCTGCTTCTTATAGAGCACCTATAGTCTTTGCATTAGTGAACAGAAGCATTGGGGCCCCCATAAACATCCACTGCGATCACAGCGACAGTATGGCTGAAAGAGACATGGGCTGGATACATCTCTACTGCGAGGATGCCCAGGAAGTTTATGACTCATTGATAATGGGTGTAAGAATTGCAGAGCACAAAGACGTACTTCTTCCCGTTTTCGTCTGCCAGGATGGATTCATAACAAGCCACTGCTTTGAGCCCATTGAGTTTCTTGAGGATGAAGAGGTTAAAAACTTCATCGGGGAAAGAGATCCTTTGTTCCCATTGCTTGACGTAGACAACCCTGTAGCCTACGGTTCTTTGGCCCTGACAGATTATTATTTCGAAATCAAGCGCCAGCAAATCGAAGCAATGAAAAACGTAAGAAAGGTATATGAAGAAGTATCAGAGGAGTTCTTCAAACTTACTGGACGGAAATACCCGGTCATAGAAGCATACAAGACGGAAGACGCGGAGTATGTAGCGGTCATAATGTCCTCCGCAACAGGCGCCGTAAAAGAAGCTGTCGACAAATTGAGGGCAGAAGGCCACAAGGTGGGGTGCTTGAGGGTCAGAATGTTCAGGCCTTTCCCGTGGCAGGATATAGCAGAAACCTTAAAAGGAAAGAAAGGCATAGCAGTTTTAGACCGGGCTGTGAGCATAGGAGCTGGCGCACCTCTGTTTACTGAAGTAAAAGGAGCCCTGTACGACAGTGGAACGCTAGTTCCCACCAACAGCTACGTTTATGGCCTAGGTGGAAGAGATTTCTTCGTCCATGATGCCGAAAAGGCGTTTATGGACATGATCAACGGCGATTTTAGCCCAGAGGAACGCTACCTCGGACTGAGGGAATAA
- a CDS encoding thiamine pyrophosphate TPP-binding domain-containing protein (PFAM: Thiamine pyrophosphate enzyme, C-terminal TPP binding domain~COGs: COG1013 Pyruvate:ferredoxin oxidoreductase and related 2-oxoacid:ferredoxin oxidoreductase beta subunit~InterPro IPR011766~KEGG: aco:Amico_1316 thiamine pyrophosphate protein domain protein TPP-binding protein~PFAM: thiamine pyrophosphate TPP-binding domain-containing protein~SPTR: Thiamine pyrophosphate protein domain protein TPP-binding protein) codes for MAVRLKDFTTKDTPMTRGHRMCPGCGAPTAVRQGLLAVDKPVVITCATGCLEVSTTIYPYNAWNAPFLHCAFENAGANISGIEAAYVALKKKGKINKDIKFVAFGGDGGTYDIGLQALSGAAERGHDFTYICYNNQAYMNTGAQRSSATPTGASSTTAPAGKKIPGKVQRAKDLTDIMAAHHIPYVAQTTLHNPQDVIEKVKKAIETPGPSFVNILVPCVLFWRIEPAMQRDICKLAADTRIWPIYEVINGEWKLSYKPRSFVPVEEFLKPQGRFRHLFKGDAWKPVVEQLQQEVEEKWAYVLERCKETWEPK; via the coding sequence ATGGCTGTTAGACTAAAAGATTTCACTACCAAAGATACACCTATGACAAGGGGGCACAGAATGTGCCCTGGATGTGGAGCACCAACAGCAGTTCGCCAAGGCCTTTTGGCGGTAGATAAGCCGGTTGTTATTACCTGCGCCACGGGATGTTTGGAAGTCTCCACTACTATTTATCCATACAACGCTTGGAATGCTCCCTTCCTACATTGTGCTTTTGAGAACGCAGGCGCCAACATTTCTGGCATAGAGGCCGCTTATGTTGCATTGAAGAAAAAAGGCAAAATAAACAAGGATATAAAGTTTGTAGCATTTGGCGGAGACGGTGGAACTTACGATATTGGTCTTCAGGCTTTGTCTGGAGCAGCTGAGCGAGGACATGACTTCACCTATATTTGCTACAACAACCAGGCCTACATGAACACGGGAGCACAAAGAAGCAGCGCTACTCCAACAGGTGCTAGCTCCACCACTGCACCTGCAGGAAAGAAAATACCTGGCAAGGTACAACGCGCTAAGGATTTAACCGATATAATGGCTGCACATCATATTCCCTACGTAGCACAAACGACGTTGCACAACCCTCAAGATGTGATCGAAAAAGTCAAAAAAGCTATAGAAACTCCTGGACCATCTTTCGTGAACATATTGGTTCCCTGCGTCCTCTTCTGGAGGATAGAGCCAGCCATGCAGAGAGATATTTGCAAACTAGCAGCCGACACGAGGATATGGCCAATCTATGAGGTAATAAACGGAGAGTGGAAGCTATCATACAAGCCAAGAAGCTTTGTCCCCGTTGAGGAGTTCCTAAAGCCACAAGGAAGGTTCAGGCACCTGTTCAAGGGAGATGCATGGAAGCCTGTAGTGGAACAGCTTCAACAGGAAGTAGAAGAAAAATGGGCGTACGTTCTGGAGCGCTGCAAAGAAACTTGGGAACCCAAATAG